The following proteins are encoded in a genomic region of Nymphalis io chromosome 16, ilAglIoxx1.1, whole genome shotgun sequence:
- the LOC126774367 gene encoding suppressor of cytokine signaling 5-like: MNKNYERCTHCNRRKWLATGCLRKWLKPLECKHLQRTIDSKRDYNNTDIVNTVFLPERKPPVNTNKFVKFWKNKLFITGSVRSLQRYFGNKNSGGEYMCNFSKGADSYTKENQIVAAKNEIRNEDLESMHMKCQHSDGHSVLRGHHQHLSVESCAIYCQLSKHGWYWGGITSSEAEELLAGQHDNVFLVRDSYDSRHILCVSFRCVGRTLHARLRHADGLFSLNNETFVPANRISEHCATVDVKSNLFEMPVKLARPLNRFAKLDSLQKICRFVIRQTVSEDLWNKLPLPSNLISYVALGSDYIAPL, encoded by the exons atgaataaaaactatGAAAGGTGTACACATTGTAATCGACGTAAATGGCTGGCTACTGGATGTTTAAGAAAATGGTTAAAACCACTGGAATGTAAACATTTGCAAAGAACTATTGATAGCAAGAGAGACTACAATAACACAGATATAGTAAATACGGTATTTTTACCTGAACGGAAACCTCCCGTTAATACTAATAAGTTTGTGAAATTCTGGAAAAATAAACTCTTCATTACTGGAAGCGTCCGATCGCTACAACGATACTTTGGGAATAAAAATAGTGGTGGTGAATATATGTGTAATTTTAGCAAGGGAGCCGATAGTTACACAAAAGAAAATCAGATAGTAGCTGCtaaaaatgaaattagaaacgAAGATTTGGAAAGTATGCACATGAAGTGTCAACATTCAGATGGTCATTCGGTTTTGAGAGGGCATCATCAACACCTGTCTGTTGAAAGTTGCGCCATATACTGTCAACTATCCAA GCATGGTTGGTATTGGGGTGGTATAACTTCCAGTGAGGCAGAGGAGCTTCTTGCTGGTCAAcatgataatgtttttttagtacGAGATTCATATGACTCAAGACACATACTGTGTGTTTCATTCCGTTGTGTTGGACGTACTCTCCATGCTAGGCTTAGACATGCTGATGGACTTTTTTCATTGAACAATGAAACATTCGTGCCAGCAAACAGGATATCGGAACATTGTGCAACAGTAGATGTTAagtcaaatttatttgaaatgccAGTTAAATTAGCAAGACCATTAAATAG gTTTGCAAAGTTAGACTCATTACAAAAGATCTGCAGATTTGTAATAAGGCAAACTGTATCAGAAGACTTATGGAACAAATTACCACTTCCTTCTAATTTAATATCTTATGTTGCTCTTGGCAGTGACTACATTGCTCCATTATAG
- the LOC126774366 gene encoding ubiquinone biosynthesis protein COQ9, mitochondrial-like isoform X2 yields the protein MNKLPRVFCSLRISHRLFTPITTISFSNAQKTFRHYCQGQTNKEIVLTPKSTEQDERQYEEDIKRSILAKALDYVLKTGWSIESLAQGAEAVGYPGVAHGLFPNGGGDLVHYFNITCNENLVEQMKSWPKEELKESKVPAQLIENAIMTRLLMIDPYKSTWPKAMAIQTLPNNVPNCLATLLSLVDDICYHTGDRSVDFNWYIRRVGLAGIYKASELFYLTDNTQSNSGTRSFVKSRIRDAELIQIALNVNPVAVAPQTLTAAFVTAKNMLGMNTLK from the exons ATGAATAAGTTGCCAAGGGTTTTTTGCT cTCTAAGGATAAGTCATAGACTTTTCACGCCTATTACAACTATTTCATTTAGTAATGCCCAAAAAACATTTAGACATTATTGCCAGGGGCAAACCAATAAAGAAATAGTTTTGACACCAAAATCGACTGAGCAAGATGAACGTCAGTATGAGGAAGACATAAAACGAAGCATTCTGGCAAAAGCTTTAGATTATGTGCTGAAAACAGGATGGTCGATTGAATCTTTAGCACAAGGAGCCGAAGCTGTAGGGTATCCTGGTGTTGCCCATGGATTATTTCCTAATGGAGGAGGAGATCTGgtccattattttaatattacatgtaaTGAAAATCTGGTTGAGCAAATGAAAAGT TGGCCTAAAGAAGAATTGAAGGAATCAAAAGTTCCTGCTCAATTAATAGAAAATGCCATAATGACCAGACTTTTAATGATTGATCCTTACAA GAGTACCTGGCCAAAAGCAATGGCTATTCAAACTCTTCCTAATAATGTACCTAATTGTTTAGCTACTCTGCTTTCACTTGTTGATGATATTTGTTACCATACAGGTGACCGGAGTGTTGAT TTTAATTGGTACATTCGTCGAGTTGGCTTGGCTGGTATTTACAAAGCTTcagaacttttttatttaactgacaATACTCAAAGTAATAGTGGTACTAGAAGTTTTGTTAAATCAAGAATAAGGGATGCCGAATTAATTCAAATAGCTCTTAATGTAAATCCAGTGGCTGTTGCACCACAAACATTAACAGCAGCTTTTGTAAcg gcaaAAAATATGTTAGGTATGAACACTTTGAAATAG
- the LOC126774366 gene encoding glomulin-like isoform X1 yields the protein MEQSVVDLISSCLDSGDYKEALSASVNEKYANDLTNNCWDLITAVIGKIEDDTLILKPSLYGTCETLLANIVKQCSPEEALFEFIEQIQVAKNDAQFAIVLEPVQNLLIKLSTKRFRSLEFTLDSMCSYITSIPLPEHQLEGKERLLMDSDVNIRRIIKIYSLLPPFYNPLIKSITLANTNNTTKDILAAFLISLLGKPLIYVDLDPDCNANSEARICSSSIIQDICILVKNVNKFLDYVEFHHKQSLKPKSQNILTENEEKLSPYDYKEKINMTTLSGLFYGIYSGHFEVPENTVPVVYSISYVVHTNLLCVVHLLSFAEYGPLAKGMTLCTKILNRYPTNTSHSVLKYSIHYSLCQSLVNIAIYSSYESLRKEAVKLISTHINKFEYKGRSILIKYILNNANHSGMIGYAISLYKNSIEEAFRESELPDCFTGPQLLGMIKKMCFLPHGAESDLVELADQIITALNFLRYLALKDNLNKTGIRECFTIIEDDYLKQLRTALNMSRAHYEVKLMDINNSKGLPEDQVDISINIGGNMLDKIPTESKKQIIQSALNAFHLIEGLVARLSECIKINKCQ from the coding sequence ATGGAACAAAGTGTTGTGGATTTAATATCTTCATGCCTGGATTCAGGCGATTATAAGGAGGCTCTTAGTGCATCCGTCAATGAGAAATATGCTAATGATTTGACCAATAATTGTTGGGATTTGATAACTGCTGTAATAGGGAAGATTGAGGATGACACATTGATTCTAAAACCGTCACTATATGGCACGTGTGAAACATTGCTAGCCAATATAGTGAAACAATGCTCTCCTGAAGAAGCCTTGTTTGAATTTATTGAACAAATACAAGTGGCAAAAAATGATGCACAGTTTGCTATTGTATTAGAGCCTGTTCAAAACcttcttattaaattatctacAAAAAGATTCAGAAGTTTGGAATTTACACTGGATTCAATGTGCTCATATATAACATCTATCCCTTTACCAGAGCACCAACTCGAAGGAAAGGAACGTCTTTTAATGGACTCTGATGTGAATATCAGAAggataataaagatttattccCTCTTACCACCTTTTTATAATCCATTAATAAAAAGCATAACATTAgctaatacaaataatacaacTAAAGACATCTTAGCCGCATTTTTAATTAGCCTGCTTGGGAAACCTTTAATATATGTAGATTTGGATCCTGATTGTAATGCTAATAGTGAAGCTAGGATATGCAGCAGTTCTATAATTcaagatatttgtattttagttaaaaatgtaaataaatttttagacTATGTAGAATTTCATCATAAACAAAGTCTTAAGCCTAAATCGCAAAATATTCTTACTGAGAATGAAGAAAAGTTATCTCCCTATGattataaagagaaaattaACATGACTACACTATCTGGATTGTTTTATGGAATTTATTCTGGTCATTTTGAAGTGCCAGAGAATACAGTTCCTGTTGTTTACAGTATTAGTTATGTTGTACATACAAATTTGCTTTGTGTTGTTCATCTTCTAAGTTTTGCTGAATATGGCCCTCTAGCCAAAGGTATGACTTTGTGTACAAAAATACTTAATCGATATCCTACCAATACCTCACACTCTGTACTTAAATATTCTATTCACTATAGCTTATGCCAAAGTTTAGTGAATATTGCCATATATTCTAGCTATGAGTCTCTACGTAAGGAAGCTGTTAAACTCATAAGTACCCATatcaataaatttgaatataaaggacgaagtattcttattaaatacatattaaataatgctAACCATTCAGGAATGATAGGTTATGCAATATCATTATACAAAAATTCAATCGAAGAGGCCTTTAGAGAATCAGAGTTACCAGATTGCTTTACCGGACCACAACTTTTGGGTATGATAAAAAAGATGTGCTTCTTACCTCACGGTGCAGAATCTGATTTGGTAGAGTTAGCAGATCAAATAATAACAGCATTAAACTTTTTGAGATATCTGGCATTAAAAGACAATTTGAACAAAACTGGAATTAGAGAATGCTTCACAATCATTGAAGATGACTATTTAAAACAACTGAGAACTGCATTGAATATGTCTAGAGCACATTATGAAGTAAAATTAATGGATATTAATAATTCGAAAGGTTTGCCAGAGGATCAAGTTGATATCTCAATCAATATTGGTGGGAACATGCTGGATAAGATACCCACAGaaagtaaaaaacaaataattcaatCTGCATTGAATGCTTTTCATTTAATAGAAGGTTTGGTGGCAAGATTATCTGAgtgcattaaaattaataaatgtcaataa
- the LOC126774150 gene encoding coiled-coil domain-containing protein 93 yields the protein MANKQKNIFTRSKPLMNIYSGVDQEGKEVEVREDAEQLVKWHEISDALVAAGYYRAQLQGLSAFDKIVGGLTWCIELCDIDMDISLLFEENLTIGKKIALTEKIVKVLPSLKCPYIIEPHQIQGLDFINIYPLVQWLIKYSSEFREAKEDELRKFAVSQYEKDHIFEADRVCFLQNEKLLRNLIAVQNLYKPCRVRKRKGALPTNEIEQVNSVLSEYDQRMLMLVSNSQDEAKQDEGLDFLYDYEKALADPSEITTEMERYVNDGEYNEDTTNTKVHYAVLHSELTGDVPKELEEREKAKYSEDIDKLTEVIDTMEKDIEEVRKDHEVRMEEAKSKYVNLTNKLKKITKRLMKTDEYSEKAVKEFYKSLKDLAKERNELIQLIQHREKEHKKLEDVLRLAQEPNKEIEEKPLSPTELKEFQEREKKLKDYISSVRVELGHLNRQVLRYSTAIDEVPGTAELLQYEKRFVELYNQVSSKHKETKQYYVFYNTLYEVKLYTSKELSLLNSILDNYDEVMSSARKREEFMTQFESIVEWVNQTVRKVEQKFKSEKEQKMALHAEYSRLMDVQRQYAAALKKLAEQRHKFERNQH from the exons ATGGCTAATAAACAGAAGAATATATTTACCCGGAGTAAGCCTTTAATGAACATTTATAGTGGAGTAGATCAAGAAGGCAAAGAG GTAGAAGTGCGTGAAGATGCAGAGCAACTTGTGAAATGGCATGAAATATCAGATGCTCTTGTTGCTGCAGGATATTACAGAGCCCAACTACAAGGTTTATCCGCGTTTGATAAAATTGTCGGAGGCTTAACTTGGTGTATTGAACTGTGTGACATTGACATGGATATCAGTTTGTTATTTGAAGAGAATCTCACTATAGGCAAGAAAAT AGCTTTAACAGAAAAAATTGTAAAGGTGCTGCCAAGTTTGAAGTGCCCTTATATTATTGAACCTCATCAAATACAAGgtcttgattttattaatatttacccaTTGGTACAGTGGTTAATTAAATACTCGAGCGAATTTAGAGAAGCCAAAGAGGATGAATTACGTAAATTTGCAGTTTCTCAATATGAAAAAGATCATATATTTGAAGCAGATCGTGTTTGCTTCCTTCAAAATGAGAAACTGTTAAGAAACCTTATAGCTGTgcag AATCTCTACAAACCATGTAGAGTAAGAAAAAGAAAAGGAGCACTGCCTACAAATGAAATAGAGCAAGTAAACTCTGTTCTCTCTGAATATGACCAGCGTATGTTGATGCTTGTCTCCAACAGTCAAGATGAGGCCAAACAAGATGAGGGTCTCGATTTTCTG TATGATTATGAAAAAGCACTTGCTGATCCATCAGAAATAACTACAGAA atgGAAAGATATGTAAATGATGGGGAATATAATGAGGACACAACTAATACAAAAGTTCATTATGCTGTGCTGCATTCTGAGCTCACAGGTGATGTTCCAAAAGAATTGGAAGAAAGAGAAAAAGCTAAATACTCTGAAGATATAGATAAGTTGACTGAAGTAATAGACACTATGGAAAAAGACATAGAAGAGGTGAGAAAAGATCATGAAGTAAGAATGGAAGAAGCGAAAAGTAAATATGTcaatttaacaaacaaattgaaaaaaataaccaaaagaCTTATGAAAACAGATGAGTATAG tgaAAAAGCTGTTAaggaattttataaatcattaaaagaCCTAGCAAAGGAAAGAAATGAGTTGATACAGTTAATTCAACACAGGGAAAAGGAGCATAAGAAACTTGAAGATGTGTTGAG ATTGGCACAAGAACCTAACAAAGAAATAGAAGAAAAGCCATTATCTCCAACAGAGTTAAAAGAGTTTCAAGAGCGTGAGAAGAAATTAAAAGATTACATCAGCAGCGTAAGAGTAGAACTTGGTCACCTGAATAGACAAGTACTGAGGTACTCCACGGCTATCGATGAAGTACCCGGAACTGCTGAACTGTTGCAGTATGAGAAGAGATTTGTAGAATTATATAATcaag tTTCATCGAAGCATAAGGAAACCAAGCAGTATTACGTGTTTTATAATACACTATACGAAGTTAAACTCTACACCTCAAAAGAATTGAGTTTGCTTAATTCTATTTTAGACAATTATGACGA agTTATGTCCTCAGCGAGAAAAAGAGAAGAATTCATGACGCAATTCGAATCTATCGTTGAATGGGTAAACCAAACCGTCAGGAAAGTAGAGCAGAAATTTAAATCTGAAAAGGAACAGAAGATGGCCTTACATGCGGAGTATTCCCGGCTGATGGATGTGCAGAGGCAGTATGCGGCTGCTTTGAAGAAATTAGCTGAACAGCGACATAAGTTTGAAAGAAACCAACATTGA
- the LOC126774151 gene encoding sperm-associated antigen 6-like isoform X1: MSHSMSSPRNIQLVFETYQKARLVFVQTMADLATRATNVKCLESAGVLDLLRPLLSDGCSTVRQCAVMAVARLAEHDESVAQQLLSSGMLTITLENLNKFNVYYKRSALYLIRAIAKHNEDLASTIVRLGALEHIVSCLEDFDTQVKENAAWALGYIGKHNEHLAGLVVDAGTLPLLVLAFQEPEMSLKQIVAGALVDLAQHKPEAVVDAGAICHLVRGLENQDPKLKRSTLCALGAVAGARAALGEAVVAGGALPPALLHAGHDSAPVRRAAACLMRDIVKHSVDLAQLVVNTGGCGPLVELLSESTGGARVPACMALGYIAGQSDQLAMAVIEAKAVVILVEILQNNGEDSDLCAAAWTLGHIAKHSPQHSLAIAVANALPRLLQLYTNPKSSGEVKARALCALKQSLQCCLHRPALEPLLHAAPTCVLKYVLAQYAKILPNDARARRLFVTTGALKRVQEIDTVPGTSLKEYVNIINSCFPEEIVRYYTPGYSDSLLDRVEAYTPQIPELFTDRVPSDCQSELTLENGN, encoded by the exons ATGAGTCACTCTATGAGCAGCCCTCGGAATATTCAACTTG TATTCGAAACATATCAAAAAGCCCGGCTAGTCTTTGTACAGACAATGGCTGATTTGGCGACTCGAGCAACCAATGTAAAGTGTCTTGAAAGCGCTGGAGTATTag ATTTGTTACGTCCTTTACTTTCTGACGGTTGTAGCACAGTACGACAATGCGCGGTGATGGCAGTGGCGCGACTCGCTGAACATGACGAGAGCGTAGCGCAACAACTGCTTAGTAGCGGCATGCTTACTATCACTCTTGAAAATCTGaacaaatttaat GTTTACTACAAACGATCGGCGCTGTACTTAATAAGGGCCATTGCGAA ACATAATGAGGATTTAGCTTCAACTATTGTAAGGCTAGGTGCCTTAGAGCATATTGTCTCGTGCTTGGAAGATTTCGATACACAG GTAAAAGAGAATGCTGCTTGGGCTTTGGGATACATAGGAAAGCATAACGAACATCTGGCAGGACTGGTTGTAGATGCTGGAACGTTGCCATTATTAGTGCTAGCTTTTCAAGAACCCGAAATGAGTTTGAAACAG ATTGTCGCTGGTGCTTTAGTAGATTTGGCACAACATAAACCAGAAGCCGTTGTAGATGCGGGTGCAATATGTCACTTAGTACGTGGATTAGAAAATCAGGATCCTAAATTAAAG CGCAGCACTTTGTGCGCGCTGGGTGCAGTTGCTGGTGCGCGAGCGGCTCTGGGCGAGGCGGTTGTGGCTGGCGGCGCACTGCCACCCGCGCTGCTGCACGCCGGACACGATTCAGCACCCGTGCGTCGCGCTGCTGCCTGCTTGATGCGTGACATCGTCAAACATTCCGTTGAC TTGGCACAATTGGTGGTAAACACTGGCGGTTGTGGTCCACTAGTTGAGTTATTATCAGAGAGCACAGGTGGTGCGCGCGTACCTGCCTGCATGGCTCTTGGTTATATAGCTGGCCAATCTGATCAATTAGCAATGGCCGTTATTGAAGCCAag GCAGTAGTTATACTAGTAGAAATATTGCAAAACAATGGAGAAGATTCTGACTTATGTGCTGCTGCATGGACCCTTGGCCATATTGCAAAACACTCTCCACAGCACAGTCTGGCCATTGCTGTTGCTAATGCTTTGCCAAGATTGTTACAG ttatatacaaaTCCAAAGTCATCTGGAGAGGTTAAAGCAAGAGCTTTATGTGCTCTCAAACAATCTCttcaatgttgtttacaccGGCCGGCTCTAGAACCACTACTTCATGCAGCACCTACCTGTGTTCTAAAATATGTGCTGGCTCAATATGCTAAG ATACTTCCCAATGATGCACGAGCTCGAAGATTATTCGTAACAACAGGAGCCTTGAAAAGAGTTCAAGAAATTGACACTGTCCCTGGAACATCTCTTAaagaatatgttaatataatcaatagCTGTTTTCCCGAAGAAATTGTTCG gtACTATACTCCAGGCTACTCCGATTCATTGTTAGACAGAGTAGAGGCTTATACCCCTCAG attcCAGAACTATTTACAGATAGGGTACCAAGTGATTGTCAGAGCGAATTGACACTTGAAAatggaaattaa
- the LOC126774151 gene encoding sperm-associated antigen 6-like isoform X2, translating to MADLATRATNVKCLESAGVLDLLRPLLSDGCSTVRQCAVMAVARLAEHDESVAQQLLSSGMLTITLENLNKFNVYYKRSALYLIRAIAKHNEDLASTIVRLGALEHIVSCLEDFDTQVKENAAWALGYIGKHNEHLAGLVVDAGTLPLLVLAFQEPEMSLKQIVAGALVDLAQHKPEAVVDAGAICHLVRGLENQDPKLKRSTLCALGAVAGARAALGEAVVAGGALPPALLHAGHDSAPVRRAAACLMRDIVKHSVDLAQLVVNTGGCGPLVELLSESTGGARVPACMALGYIAGQSDQLAMAVIEAKAVVILVEILQNNGEDSDLCAAAWTLGHIAKHSPQHSLAIAVANALPRLLQLYTNPKSSGEVKARALCALKQSLQCCLHRPALEPLLHAAPTCVLKYVLAQYAKILPNDARARRLFVTTGALKRVQEIDTVPGTSLKEYVNIINSCFPEEIVRYYTPGYSDSLLDRVEAYTPQIPELFTDRVPSDCQSELTLENGN from the exons ATGGCTGATTTGGCGACTCGAGCAACCAATGTAAAGTGTCTTGAAAGCGCTGGAGTATTag ATTTGTTACGTCCTTTACTTTCTGACGGTTGTAGCACAGTACGACAATGCGCGGTGATGGCAGTGGCGCGACTCGCTGAACATGACGAGAGCGTAGCGCAACAACTGCTTAGTAGCGGCATGCTTACTATCACTCTTGAAAATCTGaacaaatttaat GTTTACTACAAACGATCGGCGCTGTACTTAATAAGGGCCATTGCGAA ACATAATGAGGATTTAGCTTCAACTATTGTAAGGCTAGGTGCCTTAGAGCATATTGTCTCGTGCTTGGAAGATTTCGATACACAG GTAAAAGAGAATGCTGCTTGGGCTTTGGGATACATAGGAAAGCATAACGAACATCTGGCAGGACTGGTTGTAGATGCTGGAACGTTGCCATTATTAGTGCTAGCTTTTCAAGAACCCGAAATGAGTTTGAAACAG ATTGTCGCTGGTGCTTTAGTAGATTTGGCACAACATAAACCAGAAGCCGTTGTAGATGCGGGTGCAATATGTCACTTAGTACGTGGATTAGAAAATCAGGATCCTAAATTAAAG CGCAGCACTTTGTGCGCGCTGGGTGCAGTTGCTGGTGCGCGAGCGGCTCTGGGCGAGGCGGTTGTGGCTGGCGGCGCACTGCCACCCGCGCTGCTGCACGCCGGACACGATTCAGCACCCGTGCGTCGCGCTGCTGCCTGCTTGATGCGTGACATCGTCAAACATTCCGTTGAC TTGGCACAATTGGTGGTAAACACTGGCGGTTGTGGTCCACTAGTTGAGTTATTATCAGAGAGCACAGGTGGTGCGCGCGTACCTGCCTGCATGGCTCTTGGTTATATAGCTGGCCAATCTGATCAATTAGCAATGGCCGTTATTGAAGCCAag GCAGTAGTTATACTAGTAGAAATATTGCAAAACAATGGAGAAGATTCTGACTTATGTGCTGCTGCATGGACCCTTGGCCATATTGCAAAACACTCTCCACAGCACAGTCTGGCCATTGCTGTTGCTAATGCTTTGCCAAGATTGTTACAG ttatatacaaaTCCAAAGTCATCTGGAGAGGTTAAAGCAAGAGCTTTATGTGCTCTCAAACAATCTCttcaatgttgtttacaccGGCCGGCTCTAGAACCACTACTTCATGCAGCACCTACCTGTGTTCTAAAATATGTGCTGGCTCAATATGCTAAG ATACTTCCCAATGATGCACGAGCTCGAAGATTATTCGTAACAACAGGAGCCTTGAAAAGAGTTCAAGAAATTGACACTGTCCCTGGAACATCTCTTAaagaatatgttaatataatcaatagCTGTTTTCCCGAAGAAATTGTTCG gtACTATACTCCAGGCTACTCCGATTCATTGTTAGACAGAGTAGAGGCTTATACCCCTCAG attcCAGAACTATTTACAGATAGGGTACCAAGTGATTGTCAGAGCGAATTGACACTTGAAAatggaaattaa
- the LOC126774151 gene encoding sperm-associated antigen 6-like isoform X3, which yields MAVARLAEHDESVAQQLLSSGMLTITLENLNKFNVYYKRSALYLIRAIAKHNEDLASTIVRLGALEHIVSCLEDFDTQVKENAAWALGYIGKHNEHLAGLVVDAGTLPLLVLAFQEPEMSLKQIVAGALVDLAQHKPEAVVDAGAICHLVRGLENQDPKLKRSTLCALGAVAGARAALGEAVVAGGALPPALLHAGHDSAPVRRAAACLMRDIVKHSVDLAQLVVNTGGCGPLVELLSESTGGARVPACMALGYIAGQSDQLAMAVIEAKAVVILVEILQNNGEDSDLCAAAWTLGHIAKHSPQHSLAIAVANALPRLLQLYTNPKSSGEVKARALCALKQSLQCCLHRPALEPLLHAAPTCVLKYVLAQYAKILPNDARARRLFVTTGALKRVQEIDTVPGTSLKEYVNIINSCFPEEIVRYYTPGYSDSLLDRVEAYTPQIPELFTDRVPSDCQSELTLENGN from the exons ATGGCAGTGGCGCGACTCGCTGAACATGACGAGAGCGTAGCGCAACAACTGCTTAGTAGCGGCATGCTTACTATCACTCTTGAAAATCTGaacaaatttaat GTTTACTACAAACGATCGGCGCTGTACTTAATAAGGGCCATTGCGAA ACATAATGAGGATTTAGCTTCAACTATTGTAAGGCTAGGTGCCTTAGAGCATATTGTCTCGTGCTTGGAAGATTTCGATACACAG GTAAAAGAGAATGCTGCTTGGGCTTTGGGATACATAGGAAAGCATAACGAACATCTGGCAGGACTGGTTGTAGATGCTGGAACGTTGCCATTATTAGTGCTAGCTTTTCAAGAACCCGAAATGAGTTTGAAACAG ATTGTCGCTGGTGCTTTAGTAGATTTGGCACAACATAAACCAGAAGCCGTTGTAGATGCGGGTGCAATATGTCACTTAGTACGTGGATTAGAAAATCAGGATCCTAAATTAAAG CGCAGCACTTTGTGCGCGCTGGGTGCAGTTGCTGGTGCGCGAGCGGCTCTGGGCGAGGCGGTTGTGGCTGGCGGCGCACTGCCACCCGCGCTGCTGCACGCCGGACACGATTCAGCACCCGTGCGTCGCGCTGCTGCCTGCTTGATGCGTGACATCGTCAAACATTCCGTTGAC TTGGCACAATTGGTGGTAAACACTGGCGGTTGTGGTCCACTAGTTGAGTTATTATCAGAGAGCACAGGTGGTGCGCGCGTACCTGCCTGCATGGCTCTTGGTTATATAGCTGGCCAATCTGATCAATTAGCAATGGCCGTTATTGAAGCCAag GCAGTAGTTATACTAGTAGAAATATTGCAAAACAATGGAGAAGATTCTGACTTATGTGCTGCTGCATGGACCCTTGGCCATATTGCAAAACACTCTCCACAGCACAGTCTGGCCATTGCTGTTGCTAATGCTTTGCCAAGATTGTTACAG ttatatacaaaTCCAAAGTCATCTGGAGAGGTTAAAGCAAGAGCTTTATGTGCTCTCAAACAATCTCttcaatgttgtttacaccGGCCGGCTCTAGAACCACTACTTCATGCAGCACCTACCTGTGTTCTAAAATATGTGCTGGCTCAATATGCTAAG ATACTTCCCAATGATGCACGAGCTCGAAGATTATTCGTAACAACAGGAGCCTTGAAAAGAGTTCAAGAAATTGACACTGTCCCTGGAACATCTCTTAaagaatatgttaatataatcaatagCTGTTTTCCCGAAGAAATTGTTCG gtACTATACTCCAGGCTACTCCGATTCATTGTTAGACAGAGTAGAGGCTTATACCCCTCAG attcCAGAACTATTTACAGATAGGGTACCAAGTGATTGTCAGAGCGAATTGACACTTGAAAatggaaattaa
- the LOC126774152 gene encoding DNA-directed RNA polymerase III subunit RPC7-like has translation MAGKGRGNGKSLTHEQLQALGITRADNAPQILAPPPLYPKLELKPLPLNCDAAMDYMVIVKDQFIEYLHESPAYVKANTRTDGIERYSDKYKLLALDAKKGRGLECIWANMPPELRPHGGRTRTTTRKRKLDDPTEIAKRLQTLEKKESQEDTGLATNENEDEVKKEDDDNEELLDEQEPEEEIDDGTDYANNYFDNGEDYEDEDDTLDDGPVY, from the coding sequence ATGGCAGGAAAAGGCAGAGGTAATGGAAAGTCATTAACTCATGAACAGTTACAAGCTCTTGGCATTACTCGGGCTGATAATGCACCACAAATTTTAGCTCCGCCGCCTTTATATCCAAAATTAGAACTAAAACCACTTCCCTTAAATTGCGACGCCGCGATGGACTACATGGTTATTGTAAAGGATCAATTTATTGAGTATTTGCACGAGTCACCTGCATACGTTAAAGCAAATACACGGACTGATGGCATAGAACGATATTCTGACAAATACAAGCTCCTTGCTTTAGATGCAAAAAAAGGTAGAGGCTTAGAATGTATTTGGGCAAACATGCCACCCGAGTTAAGGCCACACGGTGGACGAACTCGCACTACTACCCGCAAACGAAAATTAGACGACCCTACTGAAATAGCAAAAAGATTACAAACATTGGAGAAGAAAGAATCTCAGGAAGATACAGGCCTGGCAACTAATGAAAATGAAGATGAAGTCAAAAAAGAAGATGACGATAATGAGGAGCTGCTGGATGAACAAGAACCAGAAGAGGAAATTGATGATGGCACAGACTACGCCAATAACTATTTTGATAATGGAGAAGATTATGAAGATGAAGATGACACACTTGATGATGGACCAGTATACTAG